In Brevibacterium zhoupengii, the following are encoded in one genomic region:
- a CDS encoding LLM class flavin-dependent oxidoreductase, with protein sequence MTKPIILNAFDMMTPVHQSPGLWRHPESRVEEFTQLSFWTDLAKTLEEGGFSSLFLADILGVYDVYGGNADVTNRGGVQFPLLDPLVAVPAMAAVTKTLGFGVTASVTYEQPYLLARTLTTLDHFTSGRVAWNIVTSYVDSAARNLGLEGQIPHDERYDRADEYMDIMYKLFEGSITPEALRADAEANVFVDPDQVRDINHEGKFFTVPGQALAVPGPQGTPLLFQAGASKRGQEFALDHAEAIFFSGPTPEILRTWVDKVRDGLEERGRARDSVKIFALATVVVDDTDEAADARLADYTRYVDTESALSLFGGWTGVDLSGAKPEDPLEYVATDANQSALASFTTMAGDKTWTIRDLAEFVAIGGRGPVITGAPATIADEFERWMDEADIDGFNIAAAVRPADAERFTKYVSPELRRRGLLPEPVEGATVREQLTGKGPRLADDHKGAGFRLGADALV encoded by the coding sequence ATGACGAAACCGATCATTCTCAACGCCTTCGACATGATGACACCGGTCCACCAGTCACCTGGCCTGTGGCGCCACCCCGAATCACGAGTCGAGGAATTCACCCAACTGAGCTTCTGGACCGATCTGGCCAAGACCCTCGAGGAAGGAGGATTCTCCTCCCTCTTCCTCGCCGACATCCTCGGCGTCTATGACGTCTACGGAGGCAATGCCGATGTCACCAACCGTGGGGGAGTCCAGTTCCCCCTCCTCGACCCACTGGTGGCGGTGCCCGCCATGGCAGCGGTGACGAAGACACTGGGATTCGGCGTGACCGCCTCGGTGACCTACGAACAGCCCTACCTGCTGGCCCGGACGCTGACGACCCTCGATCACTTCACCAGCGGCCGCGTGGCCTGGAACATCGTCACCAGCTACGTGGACTCCGCGGCCCGCAACCTGGGACTCGAAGGCCAGATCCCACACGATGAACGCTATGACCGGGCCGATGAGTACATGGACATCATGTACAAGCTCTTCGAAGGCTCCATTACGCCTGAGGCACTTCGCGCCGACGCCGAGGCCAACGTCTTCGTCGACCCCGATCAGGTCCGCGACATCAACCACGAGGGCAAGTTCTTCACCGTCCCAGGACAGGCGCTCGCCGTGCCCGGCCCGCAGGGAACCCCGCTGCTGTTCCAGGCTGGTGCCTCCAAGCGCGGGCAGGAATTCGCCCTCGACCACGCCGAGGCGATCTTCTTCTCCGGACCTACTCCAGAGATCCTGCGCACCTGGGTCGACAAGGTCCGCGACGGACTCGAAGAACGCGGACGAGCCCGCGACAGCGTGAAGATCTTCGCGCTCGCCACCGTCGTCGTCGACGACACCGACGAAGCCGCAGATGCCAGGCTCGCCGACTACACGCGCTACGTCGACACCGAATCCGCGCTCTCCCTCTTCGGCGGCTGGACCGGCGTCGACCTCTCCGGTGCCAAGCCCGAGGACCCGCTGGAATACGTGGCCACCGACGCGAACCAGTCCGCGCTCGCCTCATTCACCACGATGGCCGGTGACAAGACCTGGACCATCCGCGACCTCGCCGAGTTCGTCGCCATCGGCGGACGTGGGCCGGTCATCACCGGTGCTCCCGCGACGATCGCCGACGAGTTCGAACGTTGGATGGACGAGGCCGACATCGACGGCTTCAACATCGCCGCGGCCGTCCGCCCTGCCGACGCCGAACGGTTCACGAAGTATGTCTCGCCCGAACTGCGCCGTCGCGGCCTCCTGCCCGAACCCGTCGAAGGTGCCACGGTCCGTGAGCAGCTCACCGGTAAGGGACCTCGCCTGGCTGATGATCACAAGGGAGCCGGATTCCGGTTGGGCGCCGACGCCTTGGTGTGA
- a CDS encoding flavin reductase family protein — MTTIARAAAVSPDALRETFSHFPQAVALIGAEVDGTPLGLVASTVTAGVSLDPPLISVAVQTTSSTWPLLRSAPALGVSLLGAHQSLLVRQLASKDRASRFSGIDPAITTDGALTIPGSPAHLWTRLYNEVEAGDHTVALLEILDTNSLASADVRTDDPSNTDALVFHRSEFKGMTAS, encoded by the coding sequence ATGACGACGATCGCACGAGCCGCAGCCGTGTCACCGGATGCTCTGCGTGAGACCTTCTCCCATTTCCCCCAGGCCGTTGCACTCATCGGCGCCGAAGTCGACGGCACGCCCCTCGGACTGGTTGCCTCAACGGTGACCGCAGGAGTCTCACTCGACCCACCCTTGATCAGCGTTGCTGTGCAGACCACTTCGAGCACGTGGCCACTGCTGCGGTCGGCACCCGCCCTGGGAGTTTCCCTCCTCGGCGCCCATCAGTCGCTCTTGGTCAGGCAACTGGCTTCCAAGGATCGCGCCTCGCGTTTCTCTGGGATCGATCCCGCGATCACTACCGATGGCGCGCTGACCATCCCTGGCAGTCCCGCCCACCTGTGGACGCGCCTCTACAACGAGGTCGAGGCCGGCGACCACACCGTCGCACTGCTTGAGATCCTTGACACCAACAGCCTGGCGAGCGCAGATGTCCGGACCGATGACCCATCGAACACCGATGCACTCGTCTTCCATCGCAGCGAGTTCAAGGGCATGACAGCCTCCTAG
- a CDS encoding MFS transporter — translation MSAATPKTTAETTSAPAYKRKALFAAAVGYGLDGFDLLILSFALGGIIATFGLSDVEAGSLSTITLFGAVLGGIIFGSLADRYGRVRVLTWTVLIFAVFTGLSSIAQGYWDMAAYRFIAGIGIGGEFGIGMALAAEAVPANQRARATSWVGVGFQIGVFAAAIVSAPVIALWGWRALFVIGLFPAIFAFVIRRGVEEPDKFIKSQQGQIAGESGGSAELPTFGAKIRALVKDKATVKITFALTVLSTVQNFGYFGIIAWLPNYLSEKMDLGVTKGSLWTAVTVIGMLAGILIFGQVADRLGRRPAFWIFQAGAIVSILVYSQMTDPTALLIGGFFMGAFANGMLGGHGALLAEMYPTQVRATAQNVVFNIGRALGGLAPVVIALLADSFGFAFALALLPTIYLIQFLAMFLLPEKRGIELE, via the coding sequence ATGAGCGCAGCGACGCCCAAGACCACTGCCGAGACCACCTCGGCGCCCGCCTACAAACGTAAGGCGCTCTTCGCCGCAGCTGTCGGATACGGGCTCGACGGCTTCGATCTGCTCATCCTCAGCTTCGCCCTCGGCGGGATCATCGCCACCTTCGGACTCAGCGACGTCGAAGCGGGATCACTGTCGACGATCACCCTCTTCGGAGCGGTCCTCGGCGGCATCATCTTCGGATCGCTGGCCGACCGCTACGGTCGCGTCCGCGTTCTGACCTGGACCGTTCTCATCTTCGCCGTGTTCACCGGACTGAGCTCAATTGCGCAGGGATACTGGGACATGGCCGCCTACCGGTTCATCGCCGGCATCGGAATCGGCGGCGAGTTCGGCATCGGCATGGCATTGGCCGCCGAGGCGGTGCCGGCCAACCAGCGTGCCCGAGCCACCTCATGGGTGGGCGTGGGGTTCCAGATCGGTGTGTTCGCCGCCGCGATCGTGTCCGCTCCGGTGATCGCTCTGTGGGGTTGGCGGGCACTGTTCGTCATCGGTCTCTTCCCCGCGATCTTCGCCTTCGTCATTCGCCGAGGTGTCGAGGAGCCGGATAAGTTCATAAAGTCACAGCAGGGGCAGATAGCGGGGGAGTCGGGAGGCTCAGCGGAGCTGCCGACATTCGGCGCAAAGATCCGTGCGCTGGTCAAAGACAAGGCGACCGTGAAGATCACCTTCGCCCTCACCGTCCTCTCGACGGTGCAGAACTTCGGGTACTTCGGCATCATCGCCTGGCTGCCCAACTATCTGTCCGAGAAGATGGACCTCGGTGTGACGAAGGGATCGCTGTGGACGGCGGTGACGGTGATCGGAATGCTCGCCGGCATCCTCATCTTCGGTCAGGTCGCCGATCGACTGGGCAGGCGTCCGGCGTTCTGGATCTTCCAGGCCGGGGCGATCGTCTCGATCCTCGTCTACAGTCAGATGACCGACCCGACCGCACTGCTCATCGGCGGCTTCTTCATGGGGGCGTTCGCAAACGGCATGCTCGGCGGTCATGGTGCCCTGCTGGCAGAGATGTATCCCACCCAGGTGCGTGCCACGGCGCAGAACGTCGTCTTCAACATTGGCCGCGCCCTCGGCGGACTCGCGCCCGTGGTCATCGCACTGCTCGCGGACTCCTTCGGATTCGCCTTCGCTTTGGCACTGCTGCCGACCATCTACCTCATCCAGTTCCTCGCCATGTTCCTGCTCCCGGAGAAGCGCGGCATCGAACTGGAGTAG
- a CDS encoding DsbA family oxidoreductase: protein MRIEIWSDIACPWCFIGKRRFETALDGFAHKDDVEVEWRSYQLDPSLPEHYAGTETEYLSQAKGMPAEQVRQMFDHVTAQAAGEGLNYDFDSIVVANSFTAHRFLHLAKSHGVMNQAKEALLSGHFEHGRNIGDVEYLAEVAQAVGIDADEARRVLSTDEYTAEVKADIAEAQALGANGVPFFVIDRKYGISGAQPPEAFTQALETAWGESQKLTVLAGGDSGSGSTTSDGTTSGKGGDEAFRDGAVCGPEGCD, encoded by the coding sequence ATGAGGATTGAAATCTGGTCGGACATCGCCTGCCCCTGGTGCTTCATCGGAAAACGTCGCTTCGAGACCGCTCTGGACGGCTTCGCACACAAGGACGACGTCGAGGTCGAATGGCGCAGCTATCAGCTCGACCCGAGCCTGCCCGAGCACTACGCGGGAACCGAGACCGAATACCTCAGCCAAGCCAAGGGTATGCCCGCCGAACAGGTTCGACAGATGTTCGATCACGTCACCGCGCAGGCCGCCGGCGAGGGCCTGAACTATGACTTCGACTCCATCGTCGTGGCCAACAGCTTCACCGCTCACCGCTTCCTCCACCTGGCCAAGTCACACGGGGTCATGAACCAAGCCAAGGAGGCCCTGCTGTCCGGTCACTTCGAGCACGGCCGCAATATCGGAGACGTCGAGTATCTCGCTGAGGTGGCGCAAGCTGTTGGCATCGACGCCGACGAGGCCCGTCGCGTCCTCTCCACCGACGAGTACACCGCCGAGGTGAAGGCCGACATCGCCGAGGCTCAGGCGCTGGGTGCCAATGGGGTTCCGTTCTTCGTCATCGACCGCAAATACGGAATCTCCGGTGCCCAACCACCCGAGGCATTCACGCAGGCGCTTGAGACCGCCTGGGGAGAAAGCCAGAAGCTCACAGTCCTCGCCGGTGGAGATTCCGGTTCAGGCAGCACCACCTCGGACGGAACCACCTCAGGAAAGGGCGGAGACGAGGCCTTTCGCGATGGTGCAGTGTGCGGCCCCGAAGGCTGCGACTGA
- a CDS encoding ABC transporter permease, which translates to MATPPPQLTRREAREHESHDTKHDHDHDYEQGHDQASESTDEPHTTDAKAEAAAAKRAKAELIGRTAAIFIMPLIMVGMMITGYLGTMHSPSANDMPVVVAGSDSNAADTKFTLDGAEPDALDIDTVEDAHTAREMVFDREASAAVVIKGDKAMLYTAGGAGVQQQTTVTGLVMPALQEEGLDVETEDIASLPDDDPSGLGAMFLMTAIVMAGYLPFSVLRSNSPELLKFKRIVPILGAWAAAIAGLVWTVACPILDIVDVKDTVAVLGVAWLGVFAISCVQLFITRIVGAMGVIVGIFFLMVLGMPSSNLSYPVYTMPALYRFTHEILPMPAIGEALRSVLYFDGKGVTEHLLVLAIGAVLGLLLTKAYDFISHRRNPDPKPLDVNIPSLHGGRRPDSKVWRYISLIVFPLAMVTMMLTFMLGAMGSPTPKDMPVTVVGSSTEQAKDTIADLEKSMGKDMFDFTATTDKEEARAQVEDRDEVAALVLPTQKNAEFGLIANEAGNNSAYQVVNRIFDQVASAQDMELDVDNVAPLPDRDKNGVVVMYVAMGWILAGFMVVIVGANANPWSRPLKRMIPLTAVYAPFMSLVVTLIAGPITGAVDGHFAQLWGAGIIAIFCIAMFAMVFERLIGMLAIIPVIGTLMFAGMPASNGAISEYMIPSFFTTLHDFLPMAAAVETIRSIIYFDSDVVTEHMQVLGLWGLVSLALVFLIDSIKPPRTEHDFGNLHLERERERDKQARKQAKALEGPKSAQGSADARGFDASDSAEPGQTVQSTIVADDPNEYHRLSPRPTMAPTTGDGMSNRPAEGADRSESSDQQEWIPSTV; encoded by the coding sequence GTGGCCACACCACCACCGCAGCTCACCCGCCGAGAGGCCCGTGAGCATGAATCACACGACACCAAGCACGATCACGACCACGACTACGAGCAAGGCCACGACCAGGCTTCGGAGTCGACGGACGAGCCGCACACCACCGATGCCAAGGCAGAGGCCGCTGCCGCCAAACGCGCCAAGGCAGAGCTGATCGGTCGGACGGCAGCGATCTTCATCATGCCGCTCATCATGGTGGGCATGATGATCACGGGCTACCTCGGCACCATGCACTCCCCCTCGGCCAATGACATGCCTGTCGTCGTGGCCGGTTCGGACTCGAACGCCGCGGACACGAAGTTCACGCTCGACGGTGCCGAACCAGATGCCCTCGACATCGACACCGTCGAGGACGCCCACACCGCGCGTGAGATGGTCTTTGATCGCGAAGCCTCGGCAGCGGTCGTCATCAAGGGCGACAAGGCCATGCTCTACACCGCGGGTGGTGCAGGAGTACAACAGCAGACGACGGTCACCGGCCTCGTCATGCCCGCTCTGCAGGAGGAAGGACTCGACGTTGAGACCGAGGACATTGCGTCCCTGCCAGACGACGATCCTTCTGGACTCGGAGCGATGTTCCTCATGACTGCCATCGTCATGGCTGGATACCTGCCCTTCAGCGTGCTGCGCTCGAACTCGCCCGAACTGCTGAAGTTCAAACGCATCGTGCCCATCCTCGGAGCGTGGGCCGCGGCGATCGCCGGCCTGGTCTGGACGGTCGCCTGCCCGATTCTGGACATCGTCGATGTCAAGGACACGGTCGCCGTTCTCGGCGTCGCCTGGTTGGGCGTGTTCGCGATCTCCTGCGTCCAGCTGTTCATCACCAGAATCGTCGGTGCCATGGGAGTGATCGTCGGCATCTTCTTCCTCATGGTCCTCGGCATGCCTTCGTCAAACCTGTCCTACCCCGTGTACACGATGCCTGCGCTCTACCGCTTTACGCACGAGATTCTGCCGATGCCCGCGATCGGCGAAGCACTGCGCTCCGTGCTGTACTTCGATGGCAAGGGTGTCACCGAGCACCTCCTCGTCCTGGCCATCGGCGCCGTCCTCGGTCTGCTGCTGACAAAGGCGTATGATTTCATCTCCCACCGGCGCAATCCGGATCCGAAGCCGCTGGATGTCAACATCCCGTCACTGCACGGTGGCCGGCGCCCGGATTCGAAGGTGTGGCGCTACATCTCACTCATCGTCTTCCCACTGGCCATGGTCACGATGATGCTCACCTTCATGCTCGGCGCGATGGGCTCGCCCACGCCCAAGGACATGCCTGTGACCGTGGTCGGCTCCTCGACCGAGCAGGCAAAGGACACGATCGCCGACCTTGAGAAGTCAATGGGCAAGGACATGTTCGACTTCACTGCCACGACGGACAAGGAAGAGGCACGAGCTCAGGTTGAGGATCGCGACGAGGTCGCAGCTCTCGTCCTGCCGACTCAGAAGAACGCCGAGTTCGGTCTCATTGCGAACGAGGCCGGGAACAACAGTGCCTACCAGGTCGTCAACCGCATCTTCGATCAGGTCGCCTCGGCGCAGGACATGGAGCTTGACGTCGACAATGTTGCGCCTCTGCCGGATCGGGACAAGAACGGCGTGGTCGTCATGTACGTGGCCATGGGCTGGATCCTGGCCGGGTTCATGGTCGTCATCGTCGGCGCGAACGCGAACCCGTGGAGCCGCCCGCTGAAGCGGATGATTCCTCTCACCGCTGTGTACGCACCGTTCATGTCGCTGGTCGTCACCCTCATTGCCGGCCCGATCACCGGGGCCGTCGACGGTCATTTCGCGCAGCTGTGGGGTGCCGGGATCATCGCGATCTTCTGCATCGCCATGTTCGCAATGGTCTTCGAAAGACTCATCGGCATGCTCGCGATCATTCCGGTCATCGGCACGCTCATGTTCGCCGGAATGCCCGCCTCGAACGGGGCGATCTCCGAGTACATGATCCCGTCGTTCTTCACCACGCTGCACGACTTCCTGCCGATGGCGGCCGCGGTGGAGACCATCCGTTCGATCATCTACTTCGACAGCGACGTGGTCACCGAGCATATGCAGGTCCTCGGACTCTGGGGCCTCGTGTCTCTGGCACTGGTGTTCCTCATCGACAGCATCAAGCCGCCGCGGACCGAGCATGACTTCGGCAATCTCCACCTCGAGCGCGAGCGGGAGCGGGACAAGCAGGCCCGGAAGCAGGCCAAAGCTCTCGAAGGCCCGAAGTCAGCACAGGGTTCTGCAGATGCGCGGGGTTTTGACGCATCGGACAGTGCAGAACCGGGTCAGACCGTGCAGTCGACGATCGTCGCCGA
- a CDS encoding TetR/AcrR family transcriptional regulator, with protein sequence MGSQSDRAREVLLNSAEELFAIHGIDAVSNRRIVDHAGAANHSAISYHFGGRDGLLRALVERHVAEMSLRRDDYVAGLSETPSIHDFVRCRMGPLFDVLAELPRPSWRAQFLAQVGIVPSAVEIMKAVVAESSLPEGLRFIHGEAEGIPEGVLRGRAYLLAHMVTSACSDQEVRMNEGTHKGDWEQVGRFLIDAAAGMIAGPVTSPDGAIRYPSMPYL encoded by the coding sequence ATGGGAAGCCAGAGTGACAGAGCGCGCGAGGTGCTGCTCAACTCCGCAGAGGAGCTCTTCGCCATCCACGGAATCGATGCGGTGTCGAATCGCCGCATCGTCGACCATGCCGGGGCGGCGAATCATTCCGCGATCTCTTACCACTTCGGAGGTCGAGATGGTCTGCTGCGAGCACTCGTGGAGCGTCATGTCGCCGAAATGTCCCTCCGCAGGGACGATTACGTCGCCGGCCTGAGTGAGACTCCGAGCATTCATGATTTCGTCCGTTGCAGAATGGGTCCGCTGTTCGACGTTCTCGCCGAACTGCCGCGGCCCAGCTGGCGTGCACAGTTTCTCGCGCAGGTGGGGATCGTGCCCTCGGCCGTCGAGATCATGAAGGCCGTGGTGGCTGAGTCTTCCCTGCCGGAGGGCTTGAGATTCATTCACGGCGAGGCGGAGGGCATTCCCGAAGGCGTCTTGCGCGGCCGGGCCTATCTGCTGGCCCACATGGTCACCAGCGCGTGTTCGGACCAAGAGGTGAGGATGAATGAGGGGACCCACAAGGGCGACTGGGAGCAGGTGGGACGGTTTCTCATCGATGCCGCCGCAGGCATGATTGCGGGTCCCGTGACATCACCGGACGGAGCGATCCGCTATCCCTCGATGCCGTACCTCTGA
- a CDS encoding Rv2578c family radical SAM protein, whose amino-acid sequence MRWNQQSTLTPSPGAQTGTASAAKSHAAPPPAELFGIKGLVRSVRTPEFAGVTFHEVLAKSALNKVPAASSMPFTWTINPYRGCSHACVYCFARNTHRYLDLDSGQDFDRQVIVKVNTPEVLTAEVAKPKWARELVALGTNTDPYQRAEGRYSLMPGIITALAEHGTPMSVLTKGTLLRRDLPLLARAKEDVDVEISMSIAVFDDALQQTIEPGTPTTTARLATVRAAANLGFNVTVFLMPVMPKLTDSMDHLDAALSAIKEAGASRVVYGALHLRPGAREWFFEWLEREHPELLPRYRRMYAKSSYASKEYRAWLSRRINPLIDAYDLRGSADDDYPMTKRGDRTRSGAAASTAAQAASLTPPPQEALF is encoded by the coding sequence ATGAGGTGGAATCAGCAGAGCACGCTTACCCCGTCGCCTGGCGCACAGACTGGCACTGCGTCGGCTGCAAAGTCGCACGCCGCTCCCCCACCCGCCGAACTCTTCGGCATCAAAGGCCTGGTCCGCAGTGTTCGCACGCCGGAATTCGCGGGCGTCACCTTCCACGAAGTGCTCGCGAAGTCGGCCCTGAACAAGGTTCCCGCGGCCAGTTCGATGCCTTTCACATGGACGATCAACCCCTACCGCGGCTGCTCTCATGCCTGCGTCTACTGCTTCGCCCGCAATACCCACCGCTACCTCGATCTGGATTCCGGTCAGGACTTCGACAGGCAGGTCATCGTCAAGGTCAACACCCCCGAAGTCCTCACCGCCGAGGTGGCAAAGCCGAAGTGGGCACGTGAGCTGGTGGCCCTGGGTACGAACACGGATCCCTACCAGCGCGCCGAGGGACGCTACTCTCTCATGCCGGGCATCATCACTGCCTTGGCCGAGCACGGAACTCCGATGTCTGTGTTAACGAAGGGCACGCTGCTGCGCCGCGACCTGCCCCTGCTCGCCCGTGCCAAGGAGGACGTCGATGTCGAGATCAGCATGTCGATCGCCGTCTTTGACGACGCTCTCCAGCAGACGATCGAACCAGGCACACCGACGACGACAGCACGCCTGGCAACGGTAAGAGCGGCCGCGAACCTCGGCTTCAACGTCACGGTCTTCCTTATGCCGGTGATGCCGAAGCTCACTGACTCCATGGACCATCTTGATGCTGCGCTCAGTGCCATCAAGGAGGCCGGCGCGAGCCGAGTGGTTTATGGTGCTCTGCATCTGCGGCCTGGGGCCCGCGAGTGGTTCTTCGAATGGCTCGAACGTGAGCATCCCGAGCTGCTCCCCCGTTACCGCCGCATGTATGCGAAGTCCTCCTATGCGTCGAAGGAGTACCGCGCCTGGCTGAGCCGGCGCATCAATCCGCTCATCGACGCCTACGACCTGCGCGGCTCCGCCGACGATGACTACCCGATGACGAAGCGCGGAGACCGGACGCGGTCCGGGGCCGCCGCTTCGACCGCAGCTCAAGCCGCAAGCCTGACTCCCCCGCCGCAGGAAGCTCTGTTCTGA
- a CDS encoding MFS transporter, which yields MSQTSAVETITPDPPRRFLDGKKRVLASAFAGTTIEWYDFYLYGTAAALIFNVQFFPSGSELGSSLAAFASLAVGFFARPLGGIIAGHLGDRVGRKALLVVSLLSMGIASTLIGLVPNFNAIGWWAAAALVVLRIVQGLSAGAEWGGSALLSVEHAPPRKRGLFGSFTQIGSAAGMLLATSAFFSVQTLLTPEQFESFGWRIPFLASALLVALGLWIRLGVSDAPEFQELKDSGNVAKAPLRDVLTKHPRVLLVTIGLRLAQNSVFYLITVYMLSYLAENRDDSTAGVTAVMIASAIGLFTGPLWGWISDKVGRKRVTIGGIIGVAAFGWIFFAFLDAGPLAFLPIVVILGMNLAHDAIYGPQAAWFAEQFPIEIRYSGVNMGYQLGTVIGGGIMPMVAALLYVVGGHSPWLICGYLTLLCLLSLIAALEAKDPVRELAISARAVD from the coding sequence ATGTCACAGACCTCCGCAGTGGAGACGATCACCCCGGACCCACCTCGGCGATTCCTGGACGGGAAGAAGAGAGTCCTCGCCTCGGCCTTCGCCGGCACCACTATCGAGTGGTACGACTTCTACCTCTACGGCACGGCCGCCGCACTCATCTTCAACGTCCAGTTCTTCCCCAGCGGCAGCGAACTCGGCAGCAGCTTGGCCGCCTTCGCCAGCCTCGCCGTCGGGTTCTTCGCCCGACCACTGGGCGGCATCATCGCCGGGCATCTGGGTGACCGAGTCGGACGCAAGGCGCTGCTCGTCGTCTCCCTGCTGTCCATGGGCATCGCCTCGACGCTCATCGGCCTGGTGCCGAACTTCAACGCCATCGGCTGGTGGGCTGCTGCCGCACTGGTCGTCCTGCGCATCGTCCAGGGACTCTCCGCCGGAGCAGAATGGGGAGGATCGGCACTGCTGTCAGTCGAACACGCGCCTCCACGCAAACGCGGCCTGTTCGGATCCTTCACACAGATCGGATCCGCCGCGGGCATGCTGCTGGCCACCAGCGCCTTCTTCTCCGTACAGACCCTGCTCACTCCGGAGCAGTTCGAATCCTTCGGCTGGCGCATTCCGTTCCTGGCCTCGGCACTGCTCGTGGCATTGGGACTCTGGATCCGCCTCGGCGTCTCCGACGCCCCGGAATTCCAGGAACTCAAGGACTCCGGCAACGTCGCCAAGGCACCCCTGCGCGACGTCCTGACCAAGCACCCACGCGTCCTCCTGGTCACGATCGGCCTGCGCCTGGCACAGAACAGCGTCTTCTACCTCATCACCGTCTACATGCTCAGCTACCTGGCCGAGAACCGCGACGACTCGACCGCCGGCGTCACTGCCGTGATGATAGCCTCCGCCATCGGTCTGTTCACCGGGCCGCTGTGGGGATGGATCTCGGACAAGGTCGGCCGCAAGCGCGTGACCATCGGCGGCATCATCGGAGTGGCCGCCTTCGGGTGGATCTTCTTCGCCTTCCTCGACGCCGGCCCACTGGCGTTCCTGCCCATCGTCGTCATCCTGGGCATGAACCTCGCCCACGACGCCATCTACGGACCCCAGGCAGCCTGGTTCGCCGAGCAGTTCCCCATCGAGATCCGCTACTCGGGCGTGAACATGGGCTACCAGCTGGGCACAGTCATCGGCGGCGGAATCATGCCGATGGTCGCAGCCCTGCTCTACGTCGTCGGCGGCCATTCGCCCTGGCTGATCTGCGGCTACCTCACACTGCTGTGCCTGCTCTCCCTCATCGCGGCACTGGAGGCGAAGGACCCCGTCCGGGAGCTGGCGATCAGCGCTCGCGCGGTCGACTGA